The Capra hircus breed San Clemente chromosome 25, ASM170441v1, whole genome shotgun sequence genome has a window encoding:
- the DCUN1D3 gene encoding DCN1-like protein 3 codes for MGQCVTKCKNPSSTLGSKNGDRDPSSKSHGRRSASHREEQLPACGKPGGDILVNGTKKAEAATEACQLPTSSGDAGREPKSNAEESSLQRLEELFRRYKDEREDAILEEGMERFCNDLCVDPTEFRVLLLAWKFQAATMCKFTRKEFFDGCKAISADSIDGICARFPSLLTEAKQEDKFKDLYRFTFQFGLDSEEGQRSLHREIAIALWKLVFTQNNPPVLDQWLNFLTENPSGIKGISRDTWNMFLNFTQVIGPDLSNYSEDEAWPSLFDTFVEWEMERRKREGEGRGALSSGPEGLCPEEQT; via the exons ATGGGCCAGTGTGTCACCAAGTGTAAGAATCCCTCATCAACTTTGGGTAGCAAGAATGGAGACCGTGACCCCAGCAGCAAGTCACATGGTAGGCGGAGTGCAAGCCACCGTGAGGAACAGCTGCCAGCCTGTGGCAAGCCAGGTGGAGATATCCTTGTCAATGGGACCAAGAAGGCAGAGGCTGCTACTGAGGCCTGCCAGCTGCCAACATCCTCcggagatgctgggagggagcccAAGTCAAATGCCGAGGAGTCTTCTTTGCAGAGGTTGGAAGAACTATTCAGGCGCTATAAGGATGAACGGGAGGATGCAAttttggaggaaggcatggagcGCTTTTGCAATGATCTATGTGTGGACCCCACGGAATTTCGAGTGCTGCTTTTGGCTTGGAAGTTCCAGGCTGCTACCATGTGCAAATTTACCAG GAAGGAATTTTTTGATGGCTGCAAAGCAATAAGTGCAGACAGCATTGATGGGATCTGTGCACGGTTCCCTAGCCTCTTAACAGAAGCCAAACAAGAGGATAAATTCAAGGATCTCTACCGGTTTACATTTCAGTTTGgcctggactctgaagaagggcAGCGGTCACTGCATCGAGAAATAGCCATTGCCCTGTGGAAACTCGTCTTTACCCAGAACAATCCTCCGGTATTGGACCAGTGGCTAAACTTCCTAACAGAGAACCCCTCGGGGATCAAGGGCATCTCCAGGGACACTTGGAATATGTTCCTTAACTTCACTCAGGTGATTGGCCCTGACCTCAGCAACTACAGCGAAGATGAGGCCTGGCCAAGTCTCTTCGATACCTTTGTGGAGTGGGAAATGGAGcgaaggaaaagagaaggggaagggagaggtgCACTCAGCTCAGGGCCCGAGGGCTTGTGTCCCGAGGAGCAGACTTAG